From one Ammospiza caudacuta isolate bAmmCau1 chromosome 8, bAmmCau1.pri, whole genome shotgun sequence genomic stretch:
- the SGO2 gene encoding shugoshin 2, which produces MDKGATAKSSSAVFTSNAAKGWMKKRDGALQAAKWNASLASKIKTKLINNSSMFKVSLQQNNKALAVALSVEKENSRKLKNEKIFLQKEVEKLQLHNISLRQKLTRLNKTLIGIDAFLNENLLTAIEISSPSEALQSSFPLSAGPSSPPGDKLRSAHRSARSVELPAELPFIATANAKQQGSPSLGEASNSYKCTTNLTEEVHSDQVKFASLLSPGTNNQKFIETEPMVDKNRFLKENQLCAELSCNSAYPAHGKNTQFLEQSEEPTKQYHGSLLPSYENVTERKKNAVLCKSKTQPNIKDFDIKCRPLNLHHTINSSSNANDRNLQEGSSDLSCLTLSPLKFNSESKTDFNKLLFTDKVKPEETIYDADMELTASDAKK; this is translated from the exons ATGGATAAAGGTGCAACTGCTAAATCATCATCTGCTGTGTTCACCTCAAATGCTGCGAAAGGATGGATGAAGaagagggatggagcattgcaAGCTGCAAAATGGAATGCTTCTTTAGCTTCTAAAATCAAAACGAAATTAATAA ATAACTCATCTATGTTTAAAGTATCCTTAcaacaaaataacaaagcaTTAGCTGTGGCTTTGAgtgttgaaaaagaaaattctcgCAAGCTAAAGAATGAgaagatttttcttcagaagGAAGTAGAAAAACTGCAGCTTCATAACATCTCGCTTCGTCAGAAACTAACCCGTTTG AATAAAACTCTTATTGGAATAGATGCATTTTTGAATGAAAACCTCTTAACTGCAATAGAAATAAGCAGTCCTTCTGAG GCTCTCCAGAGTTCCTTTCCGCTGTCAgctggccccagcagccctcCTGGTGACAAGCTCAGGAGTGCACATCGATCAGCTCG atcTGTAGAATTGCCAGCAGAGCTTCCTTTCATTGCTACAGCTAATGCAAAGCAGCAAGGTAGCCCTTCTCTGGGTGAAGCATCAAATTCTTACAAGTGTACCACTAATTTGACAGAGGAAGTGCATTCAGATCAAGTCAAGTTTGCATCACTCTTGTCTCCCGGTACAAATAATCAAAAGTTCATTGAAACAGAACCAATGGTTGACAAGAATAGATTTTTGAAAG aaaATCAACTGTGTGCAGAGTTAAGTTGCAATAGTGCCTACCCAGCTCATGGAAAAAATACACAATTCTTAGAACAGTCTGAGGAGCCTACAAAACAATATCATGGTAGTTTATTGCCATCCTATGAAAATGTgactgaaagaaagaaaaatgcagtacTTTGTAAGTCAAAAACTCAACCTAATATAAAGGATTTTGATATAAAATGTAGGCCATTGAATCTGCATCATACCATCAACAGTAGCAGCAATGCCAATGATAGGAATTTGCAGGAAGGTTCAAGTGACTTGTCTTGCCTTACTCTTTCACCTCTTAAATTTAACAGTGAAAGTAAGACAGATTTTAACAAGCTGCTTTTTACTGACAAGGTGAAGCCTGAGGAAACTATCTATGATGCTGATATGGAGTTGACTGCCAGTGATGCAA aaaagtaa
- the LOC131560924 gene encoding shugoshin 1-like, producing the protein MLSRAENSETSVTADSQTQLFQNQTEQLPTGNSVEQQNRTSKAKDSRRTYQVNVMNPRKQETNKGTFSEMFGEVESRIQKTDSCSTVNKIPPEVYCAENLPFQDNISDVLALQKGFLNTNEKDTKPTIKRKTSQNLSKANTEKSCREENGQYGEYISKKSQAEINQCDNSKRKQDQKNIIQRKSNRKSSHRQGREAENDSPHKVDQKSSHFSPGRLKRTLARASRKTCVIPKENLTRFSVCKNEELKHKGSLLAEAGKKAVVTQQMQVSLVTQNGVALNTPQAKEQVDDDANRLEKVDSSAVASEPSHISNFPDKHVKQKQRLSSDITETKPEKSYFRHIAQGGQNILDDQEVPHEMNSFVSKLKPVIEVECCKNMPFKADSCSQESLLDMEVPALDNHNASINFSKLKSSEIHRQNDHNEAPDAEKTEQNMDHISKQNNKNTLTPCHGRKALQELTNTSIQFQTSVPKSPQTLEDSAAPLRRGRPTVCYKEPSIQSKLRRGDRFTDTQFLNSPVYKVKNKGNFKSKSKFY; encoded by the exons ATGCTCTCTAGGGCTGAGAATAGCGAAACTTCAGTAACTGCTGATTCACAAACTCAGCTATTCCAGAATCAGACAGAACAGCTACCTACAGGGAATTCTGTAGAGCAACAGAACAGAACAAGTAAAGCTAAGGATTCCAGGAGGACATACCAGGTTAATGTAATGAATCCAAGAAAACAAGAGACAAATAAAGGAACATTCTCAGAAATGTTTGGAGAAGTGGAAAGCAGAATACAAAAAACAGACTCATGCTCAACTGTTAACAAGATCCCACCAGAAGTTTATTGTGCTGAAAATTTACCATTCCAAGATAACATTTCTGATGTATTGGCTTTACAGAAGGGCTTTCTGAATACAAATGAGAAAGATACCAAACCAACAATAAAGAGGAAGACTTCTCAAAACCTTtccaaagcaaacacagaaaaatcctgTAGAGAGGAAAATGGCCAGTATGGAGaatatatttcaaaaaaatctcaagCAGAGATAAACCAATGTGACAACAGCAAGAGAAAACAAGACCAGAAGAATATTATACAGcgaaaaagcaacagaaaaagtAGTCACAGACAAGGTAGAGAAGCTGAAAATGACAGCCCTCATAAAGTAGACCAAAAGAGCAGCCATTTTTCACCAGGCAGATTGAAGCGTACATTGGCAAGGGCCAGCCGGAAAACATGTGTGATACCAAAGGAAAATCTTACACGGTTCTCAGTTTgtaaaaatgaagaattaaaacaCAAGGGTTCATTGCTTGCAGAGGCTGGAAAGAAAGCAGTTGTAACTCAGCAAATGCAAGTATCTTTAGTTACTCAGAATGGTGTAGCTCTGAATACACCACAAGCTAAAGAGCAGGTTGATGATGATGCTAACAGGTTAGAGAAGGTAGATTCCTCAGCTGTGGCAAGTGAACCCTCCCACATAAGTAATTTTCCTGATAAGCATGTAAAGCAGAAACAGAGGTTGAGTTCTGATATTACTGAgaccaaaccagaaaaaagttatttcaggCATATTGCTCAGGGGGGTCAGAATATTTTGGATGACCAGGAAGTCCCTCATGAAATGAATTCCTTTGTGAGTAAGCTGAAGCCTGTGATTGAAGTTGAATGCTGTAAGAATATGCCATTTAAGGCAGATAGTTGTTCCCAGGAAAGTCTTCTCGATATGGAGGTCCCAGCTCTTGATAACCACAATGCTTCCATCAACTTTTCTAAACTGAAAAGCTCTGAAATCCACAGGCAAAATGATCATAATGAAGCACCAGATGctgaaaaaacagaacaaaatatgGATCATATTTCTaaacagaacaacaaaaatACTCTGACACCTTGTCATG GGAGAAAAGCTCTCCAAGAACTGACAAATACTAGTATACAATTTCAGACTTCTGTacctaaatccccccaaacttTAGAAGATTCAGCAGCGCCACTGAGACGAGGCAGACCCACTGTTTGCTACAAGGAACCCAGTATTCAGAG CAAATTAAGGAGAGGGGATCGATTTACAGATACACAATTCCTGAATTCCCCAGTCtacaaagtaaaaaataaaggaaattttaaaagcaaatcaaaatTTTATTGA